The following coding sequences are from one Solea solea chromosome 4, fSolSol10.1, whole genome shotgun sequence window:
- the stard13a gene encoding stAR-related lipid transfer protein 13 isoform X4 encodes MTTRRKSARLQLRRSISEQLRDSTSRAWDLLWRNVRERRLSEIEAKEACDWLRAAGFPQYAQLYEDSQFPIDISSVKRDHDFLDRDLVEPLCRRLNTLNKCASMKLDVSHPRKKGDDSDEDDPLAISKRWTFEWSSRRWSRLQDFLLDSTCESSPTGQGEGLRSTVSSESVLTDLSEQENAEISSLHSEDSTSAMPDSISMASLSASYQPPRDLPHYNSLPIKSSRQGQGGRSKAKDFLRRMEVMRTWGPSTRRKSSSRRPPLVISEPVLQGEEPQALQVLQCTPINQLELSPKQNHQTDGDTSALTIAGDCKDQFTESVSPSGEVVVPDKMEAGPMKPRTASKRSSMYLEDMELPSQGKRTDGQSQFGRNQFHSYDNLLIHIPKDHKPGTFPKALSIESLVPSPGDSNNGNQTQAHSFPPNNNGLGEPWSDQPLSKPPCPGAPRGSRVSVYDNVPGSHLYASTGDLLDLEKEDNLFPHLDDIIQHVSGLQQIVDHWSRSVLPEGEMTAEGGEEEGEGRTTPSEGERDGVSLNDTDSTGTSRERRDSGVGASLTRPRLRWPSFRTSDHLNQPASSLQISSQSAGQLSLLQKFSLLRLTAIMEKYSMSNKHGWTWSVPKFMKRIKVPDYKEKSVFGVPLIVHVQRCGFPLPVCLQQAFSHLRAHCLDQVGLFRKSGVKSRIQALRQQCELSPDAVSYEDQSAYDVADMVKQFFRDLPEPLLTSKLGETFLHIYQYVPKEQRLQAVRAAILLMPDENREVLQMLLYFLCDVTSLVEENQMTPMNLAVCLGPSLFHLSILKNDALSPRSIQRKYTTGRPDQKDLNENLAATQGLAHMITECQHLFQIPEEMVTQSRNSYMEAELMVPPLDELCKSHEEEVDECEEEEDEEGSYHAHIERLVQKLLKEAKDKSKGWVSRSTTDNTELAFKKVGDGNPLRQWRVCAEVPAAPSEVLQRLLKERPLWQTGQDKEKVLEILDKQTDVYQYSCRNMAPQPDCDYVVLRSWRTDLCRGCCALVCVSVEHDDSPRMGAVRGVVLESQYLLEPCGTERTKLTHVSRVDLRGKSPEWYNKAYGHLCVNEAQSIRSSFQPLDHTEH; translated from the exons ATGACAACCCGGCGCAAGTCTGCCAGGCTACAGCTGCGGCGGTCGATCAGCGAGCAGCTGCGGGACTCCACGTCCCGAGCTTGGGATCTGCTGTGGAGGAATGTCCGGGAGCGACGGCTGTCAG AGATTGAGGCTAAGGAGGCTTGTGATTGGCTTAGAGCGGCGGGATTTCCACAGTATGCCCAGCTTTAtgaag ATTCCCAGTTTCCAATTGACATTTCTTCAGTGAAAAGGGACCATGACTTCTTGGACCGGGATCTGGTGGAGCCCTTATGCCG GCGCCTAAATACGTTGAACAAGTGTGCTTCTATGAAGCTGGACGTCAGCCACCCCAGGAAGAAA GGCGATGACTCTGATGAAGATGACCCGCTGGCCATCAGCAAGCGGTGGACGTTTGAGTGGAGCAGCCGACGCTGGTCTCGTCTGCAGGACTTCCTGTTGGACAGCACCTGCGAGAGCAGCCCGACGGGTCAGGGGGAGGGGCTACGCAGCACAGTGAGCAGCGAGAGCGTGCTGACCGACCTCAGCGAGCAGGAGAACGCGGAAATCTCCTCGCTACACAGCGAGGACTCCACCTCGGCCATGCCCGACTCCATATCCATGGCATCCCTGTCTGCTTCCTATCAACCGCCCCGGGATCTTCCGCACTACAACTCCCTGCCAATCAAAAGCAGCCGCCAGGGGCAGGGAGGGCGGAGCAAAGCCAAAGACTTTCTACGTCGTATGGAAGTCATGCGCACTTGGGGGCCGTCGACAAGGCGGAAGAGTTCAAGTCGCAGGCCGCCGTTGGTCATCAGTGAGCCCGTGTTACAGGGGGAGGAGCCTCAGGCACTACAGGTGCTGCAGTGTACGCCAATCAACCAGTTAGAACTCAGCCCTAAACAGAACCACCAGACGGATGGCGACACGTCCGCTCTCACCATTGCCGGTGATTGTAAAGACCAGTTCACAGAGAGTGTGAGTCCCAGCGGTGAGGTCGTGGTACCCGATAAGATGGAGGCGGGGCCTATGAAACCGCGCACTGCCAGCAAGAGAAGCAGCATGTATCTGGAGGACATGGAGCTGCCGTCACAGGGTAAGAGGACTGACGGGCAGAGCCAGTTTGGCAGGAACCAGTTTCACTCGTATGACAACCTCCTCATTCACATCCCGAAAGACCACAAACCAGGCACCTTTCCAAAAGCTCTGTCCATAGAGAGCCTGGTGCCGTCCCCTGGTGATAGTAACAATGGCAATCAGACTCAAGCCCACTCGTTTCCACCCAACAACAACGGCCTGGGTGAGCCGTGGTCTGATCAACCTCTGTCCAAGCCTCCCTGTCCCGGTGCGCCGCGGGGCAGCAGGGTGAGCGTGTACGACAACGTGCCGGGCTCACACCTGTACGCCAGCACCGGGGACCTGCTGGACCTGGAGAAAGAAGACAATCTGTTCCCTCACCTGGATGACATCATACAGCATGTGAGCGGTTTGCAGCAGATAGTGGACCACTGGAGCCGCAGTGTTCTGCCAGAGGGCGAGATGACGGCggaagggggggaggaggaaggggagggcCGGACCACTCCCAGCGAAGGGGAGAGAGACGGCGTCTCCTTAAATGACACTGATTCAACAGGGACCAGTCGGGAGAGGCGGGATTCTGGGGTTGGGGCCTCGCTGACAAGACCACG TCTACGATGGCCCAGTTTCAGAACCTCTGATCATCTCAACCAGCCGGCGTCTTCGCTGCAGATCAGCAGCCAGTCGGCAGGACAGCTCAGCCTGCTGCAGAAGTTCTCTTTGCTGCGTCTCACCGCCATCATGGAGAAATACTCCATGTCTAACAAGCACGGCTGGACATG GTCTGTGCCCAAGTTTATGAAGCGCATCAAGGTGCCGGACTACAAAGAGAAGAGTGTGTTCGGTGTTCCCCTCATCGTGCACGTCCAGCGATGTGGTTTTCCGctccctgtgtgtttacagcaggCCTTCAGCCACCTCAGAGCACACTGTCTGGACCAG GTCGGACTGTTCCGCAAATCCGGCGTGAAGTCTCGCATCCAGGCTCTGAGGCAGCAGTGCGAGCTCTCCCCCGACGCCGTCAGCTACGAGGATCAGTCGGCCTACGACGTGGCCGACATGGTCAAACAGTTCTTCAGAGACTTGCCCGAGCCTCTGCTAACGAGCAAGCTCGGGGAGACCTTCCTGCATATTTACCAGT ACGTCCCAAAGGAGCAGAGGCTGCAGGCCGTCAGAGCGGCCATACTGCTGATGCCGGACGAGAACAGGGAGGTTCTGCAGATGTTGCTCTACTTCCTGTGCGACGTCACGTCTCTGGTGGAGGAGAACCAGATGACCCCGATGAACCTGGCTGTGTGTCTGGGACCTTCGCTCTTCCACCTCAGCATACTAAAGAACGATGCGCTGTCGCCAAG GTCAATCCAGAGGAAGTACACGACAGGGCGCCCGGACCAGAAAGACCTGAACGAGAACCTGGCTGCAACTCAGGGTCTGGCGCATATGATCACCGAGTGCCAGCATCTGTTTCAG ATCCCAGAGGAGATGGTGACGCAATCCCGCAACTCCTACATGGAGGCTGAGCTGATGGTGCCCCCGCTGGACGAGCTGTGCAAGTCTCACGAGGAGGAAGTGGAcgagtgtgaggaggaggaggatgaggaagggTCCTACCACGCTCACATAGAACGCTTGGTGCAGAAGCTGCTGAAAGAAGCCAAAGACAAGAGCAAAGGCTGGGTGTCTCGCTCCACTACTGACAACACGGAGCTGGCATTTAAAAAG GTGGGAGACGGTAACCCTCTCAGGCAGTGGCGAGTGTGCGCAGAGGTGCCCGCGGCGCCCAGTGAGGTGCTGCAGCGGCTGCTGAAAGAGCGCCCCCTGTGGCAGACCGGCCAAGACAAGGAGAAGGTTCTCGAGATACTGGACAAGCAGACCGACGTGTACCAGTACTCCTGCCGCAACATGGCACCTCAACCCGACTGTGACTATGTGGTACTAAG ATCCTGGCGCACAGACCTGTGCAGAGGCTGTTGCGCGCTGGTGTGCGTGTCCGTGGAACACGACGACAGCCCGCGCATGGGCGCCGTGAGGGGGGTCGTGCTGGAGTCGCAGTACCTCCTCGAGCCCTGCGGGACGGAGAGGACCAAGCTCACGCATGTCTCCAGAGTGGACCTTAG GGGGAAATCTCCAGAATGGTACAACAAGGCGTATGGTCACCTGTGTGTGAACGAAGCCCAGAGCATCCGCTCCTCTTTTCAGCCGCTGGATCACACTGAGCACTGA
- the stard13a gene encoding stAR-related lipid transfer protein 13 isoform X3: MDRVDAASAAGTEGAVNSRLDSVDDANTVGAGKDKDVIGAVVYGKMKYPTSASVADRAEEDSVDSGADVFVDSVDQSAKGSSESDGDSTNEGTCLEAMTPDGQDHYLRLGDSPRRRSALRLSRIIARQLLLRRLAQEIEAKEACDWLRAAGFPQYAQLYEDSQFPIDISSVKRDHDFLDRDLVEPLCRRLNTLNKCASMKLDVSHPRKKGDDSDEDDPLAISKRWTFEWSSRRWSRLQDFLLDSTCESSPTGQGEGLRSTVSSESVLTDLSEQENAEISSLHSEDSTSAMPDSISMASLSASYQPPRDLPHYNSLPIKSSRQGQGGRSKAKDFLRRMEVMRTWGPSTRRKSSSRRPPLVISEPVLQGEEPQALQVLQCTPINQLELSPKQNHQTDGDTSALTIAGDCKDQFTESVSPSGEVVVPDKMEAGPMKPRTASKRSSMYLEDMELPSQGKRTDGQSQFGRNQFHSYDNLLIHIPKDHKPGTFPKALSIESLVPSPGDSNNGNQTQAHSFPPNNNGLGEPWSDQPLSKPPCPGAPRGSRVSVYDNVPGSHLYASTGDLLDLEKEDNLFPHLDDIIQHVSGLQQIVDHWSRSVLPEGEMTAEGGEEEGEGRTTPSEGERDGVSLNDTDSTGTSRERRDSGVGASLTRPRLRWPSFRTSDHLNQPASSLQISSQSAGQLSLLQKFSLLRLTAIMEKYSMSNKHGWTWSVPKFMKRIKVPDYKEKSVFGVPLIVHVQRCGFPLPVCLQQAFSHLRAHCLDQVGLFRKSGVKSRIQALRQQCELSPDAVSYEDQSAYDVADMVKQFFRDLPEPLLTSKLGETFLHIYQYVPKEQRLQAVRAAILLMPDENREVLQMLLYFLCDVTSLVEENQMTPMNLAVCLGPSLFHLSILKNDALSPRSIQRKYTTGRPDQKDLNENLAATQGLAHMITECQHLFQIPEEMVTQSRNSYMEAELMVPPLDELCKSHEEEVDECEEEEDEEGSYHAHIERLVQKLLKEAKDKSKGWVSRSTTDNTELAFKKVGDGNPLRQWRVCAEVPAAPSEVLQRLLKERPLWQTGQDKEKVLEILDKQTDVYQYSCRNMAPQPDCDYVVLRSWRTDLCRGCCALVCVSVEHDDSPRMGAVRGVVLESQYLLEPCGTERTKLTHVSRVDLRGKSPEWYNKAYGHLCVNEAQSIRSSFQPLDHTEH; the protein is encoded by the exons ATGGACCGTGTGGACGCAGCAAGTGCTGCAGGGACTGAAGGGGCAGTAAATTCCAGGCTGGACAGCGTGGACGATGCAAACACAGTAGGAGCAGGCAAAGATAAAGACGTTATCGGTGCTGTGGTTTATGGCAAAATGAAATACCCCACGAGTGCAAGCGTCGCTGACCGTGCTGAGGAGGATAGTGTGGACAGTGGTGCTGATGTCTTTGTGGACAGTGTGGATCAAAGTGCCAAGGGCAGCAGTGAGAGTGACGGTGACAGCACCAATGAGGGCACCTGCCTGGAGGCCATGACCCCCGACGGGCAGGACCACTACCTGAGGCTGGGTGACAGCCCTCGGCGGCGCTCTGCCCTGCGCCTCTCGCGCATCATTGCTcgccagctgctgctgcggcggctgGCACAAG AGATTGAGGCTAAGGAGGCTTGTGATTGGCTTAGAGCGGCGGGATTTCCACAGTATGCCCAGCTTTAtgaag ATTCCCAGTTTCCAATTGACATTTCTTCAGTGAAAAGGGACCATGACTTCTTGGACCGGGATCTGGTGGAGCCCTTATGCCG GCGCCTAAATACGTTGAACAAGTGTGCTTCTATGAAGCTGGACGTCAGCCACCCCAGGAAGAAA GGCGATGACTCTGATGAAGATGACCCGCTGGCCATCAGCAAGCGGTGGACGTTTGAGTGGAGCAGCCGACGCTGGTCTCGTCTGCAGGACTTCCTGTTGGACAGCACCTGCGAGAGCAGCCCGACGGGTCAGGGGGAGGGGCTACGCAGCACAGTGAGCAGCGAGAGCGTGCTGACCGACCTCAGCGAGCAGGAGAACGCGGAAATCTCCTCGCTACACAGCGAGGACTCCACCTCGGCCATGCCCGACTCCATATCCATGGCATCCCTGTCTGCTTCCTATCAACCGCCCCGGGATCTTCCGCACTACAACTCCCTGCCAATCAAAAGCAGCCGCCAGGGGCAGGGAGGGCGGAGCAAAGCCAAAGACTTTCTACGTCGTATGGAAGTCATGCGCACTTGGGGGCCGTCGACAAGGCGGAAGAGTTCAAGTCGCAGGCCGCCGTTGGTCATCAGTGAGCCCGTGTTACAGGGGGAGGAGCCTCAGGCACTACAGGTGCTGCAGTGTACGCCAATCAACCAGTTAGAACTCAGCCCTAAACAGAACCACCAGACGGATGGCGACACGTCCGCTCTCACCATTGCCGGTGATTGTAAAGACCAGTTCACAGAGAGTGTGAGTCCCAGCGGTGAGGTCGTGGTACCCGATAAGATGGAGGCGGGGCCTATGAAACCGCGCACTGCCAGCAAGAGAAGCAGCATGTATCTGGAGGACATGGAGCTGCCGTCACAGGGTAAGAGGACTGACGGGCAGAGCCAGTTTGGCAGGAACCAGTTTCACTCGTATGACAACCTCCTCATTCACATCCCGAAAGACCACAAACCAGGCACCTTTCCAAAAGCTCTGTCCATAGAGAGCCTGGTGCCGTCCCCTGGTGATAGTAACAATGGCAATCAGACTCAAGCCCACTCGTTTCCACCCAACAACAACGGCCTGGGTGAGCCGTGGTCTGATCAACCTCTGTCCAAGCCTCCCTGTCCCGGTGCGCCGCGGGGCAGCAGGGTGAGCGTGTACGACAACGTGCCGGGCTCACACCTGTACGCCAGCACCGGGGACCTGCTGGACCTGGAGAAAGAAGACAATCTGTTCCCTCACCTGGATGACATCATACAGCATGTGAGCGGTTTGCAGCAGATAGTGGACCACTGGAGCCGCAGTGTTCTGCCAGAGGGCGAGATGACGGCggaagggggggaggaggaaggggagggcCGGACCACTCCCAGCGAAGGGGAGAGAGACGGCGTCTCCTTAAATGACACTGATTCAACAGGGACCAGTCGGGAGAGGCGGGATTCTGGGGTTGGGGCCTCGCTGACAAGACCACG TCTACGATGGCCCAGTTTCAGAACCTCTGATCATCTCAACCAGCCGGCGTCTTCGCTGCAGATCAGCAGCCAGTCGGCAGGACAGCTCAGCCTGCTGCAGAAGTTCTCTTTGCTGCGTCTCACCGCCATCATGGAGAAATACTCCATGTCTAACAAGCACGGCTGGACATG GTCTGTGCCCAAGTTTATGAAGCGCATCAAGGTGCCGGACTACAAAGAGAAGAGTGTGTTCGGTGTTCCCCTCATCGTGCACGTCCAGCGATGTGGTTTTCCGctccctgtgtgtttacagcaggCCTTCAGCCACCTCAGAGCACACTGTCTGGACCAG GTCGGACTGTTCCGCAAATCCGGCGTGAAGTCTCGCATCCAGGCTCTGAGGCAGCAGTGCGAGCTCTCCCCCGACGCCGTCAGCTACGAGGATCAGTCGGCCTACGACGTGGCCGACATGGTCAAACAGTTCTTCAGAGACTTGCCCGAGCCTCTGCTAACGAGCAAGCTCGGGGAGACCTTCCTGCATATTTACCAGT ACGTCCCAAAGGAGCAGAGGCTGCAGGCCGTCAGAGCGGCCATACTGCTGATGCCGGACGAGAACAGGGAGGTTCTGCAGATGTTGCTCTACTTCCTGTGCGACGTCACGTCTCTGGTGGAGGAGAACCAGATGACCCCGATGAACCTGGCTGTGTGTCTGGGACCTTCGCTCTTCCACCTCAGCATACTAAAGAACGATGCGCTGTCGCCAAG GTCAATCCAGAGGAAGTACACGACAGGGCGCCCGGACCAGAAAGACCTGAACGAGAACCTGGCTGCAACTCAGGGTCTGGCGCATATGATCACCGAGTGCCAGCATCTGTTTCAG ATCCCAGAGGAGATGGTGACGCAATCCCGCAACTCCTACATGGAGGCTGAGCTGATGGTGCCCCCGCTGGACGAGCTGTGCAAGTCTCACGAGGAGGAAGTGGAcgagtgtgaggaggaggaggatgaggaagggTCCTACCACGCTCACATAGAACGCTTGGTGCAGAAGCTGCTGAAAGAAGCCAAAGACAAGAGCAAAGGCTGGGTGTCTCGCTCCACTACTGACAACACGGAGCTGGCATTTAAAAAG GTGGGAGACGGTAACCCTCTCAGGCAGTGGCGAGTGTGCGCAGAGGTGCCCGCGGCGCCCAGTGAGGTGCTGCAGCGGCTGCTGAAAGAGCGCCCCCTGTGGCAGACCGGCCAAGACAAGGAGAAGGTTCTCGAGATACTGGACAAGCAGACCGACGTGTACCAGTACTCCTGCCGCAACATGGCACCTCAACCCGACTGTGACTATGTGGTACTAAG ATCCTGGCGCACAGACCTGTGCAGAGGCTGTTGCGCGCTGGTGTGCGTGTCCGTGGAACACGACGACAGCCCGCGCATGGGCGCCGTGAGGGGGGTCGTGCTGGAGTCGCAGTACCTCCTCGAGCCCTGCGGGACGGAGAGGACCAAGCTCACGCATGTCTCCAGAGTGGACCTTAG GGGGAAATCTCCAGAATGGTACAACAAGGCGTATGGTCACCTGTGTGTGAACGAAGCCCAGAGCATCCGCTCCTCTTTTCAGCCGCTGGATCACACTGAGCACTGA
- the stard13a gene encoding stAR-related lipid transfer protein 13 isoform X5 produces the protein MRAPKIEAKEACDWLRAAGFPQYAQLYEDSQFPIDISSVKRDHDFLDRDLVEPLCRRLNTLNKCASMKLDVSHPRKKGDDSDEDDPLAISKRWTFEWSSRRWSRLQDFLLDSTCESSPTGQGEGLRSTVSSESVLTDLSEQENAEISSLHSEDSTSAMPDSISMASLSASYQPPRDLPHYNSLPIKSSRQGQGGRSKAKDFLRRMEVMRTWGPSTRRKSSSRRPPLVISEPVLQGEEPQALQVLQCTPINQLELSPKQNHQTDGDTSALTIAGDCKDQFTESVSPSGEVVVPDKMEAGPMKPRTASKRSSMYLEDMELPSQGKRTDGQSQFGRNQFHSYDNLLIHIPKDHKPGTFPKALSIESLVPSPGDSNNGNQTQAHSFPPNNNGLGEPWSDQPLSKPPCPGAPRGSRVSVYDNVPGSHLYASTGDLLDLEKEDNLFPHLDDIIQHVSGLQQIVDHWSRSVLPEGEMTAEGGEEEGEGRTTPSEGERDGVSLNDTDSTGTSRERRDSGVGASLTRPRLRWPSFRTSDHLNQPASSLQISSQSAGQLSLLQKFSLLRLTAIMEKYSMSNKHGWTWSVPKFMKRIKVPDYKEKSVFGVPLIVHVQRCGFPLPVCLQQAFSHLRAHCLDQVGLFRKSGVKSRIQALRQQCELSPDAVSYEDQSAYDVADMVKQFFRDLPEPLLTSKLGETFLHIYQYVPKEQRLQAVRAAILLMPDENREVLQMLLYFLCDVTSLVEENQMTPMNLAVCLGPSLFHLSILKNDALSPRSIQRKYTTGRPDQKDLNENLAATQGLAHMITECQHLFQIPEEMVTQSRNSYMEAELMVPPLDELCKSHEEEVDECEEEEDEEGSYHAHIERLVQKLLKEAKDKSKGWVSRSTTDNTELAFKKVGDGNPLRQWRVCAEVPAAPSEVLQRLLKERPLWQTGQDKEKVLEILDKQTDVYQYSCRNMAPQPDCDYVVLRSWRTDLCRGCCALVCVSVEHDDSPRMGAVRGVVLESQYLLEPCGTERTKLTHVSRVDLRGKSPEWYNKAYGHLCVNEAQSIRSSFQPLDHTEH, from the exons ATGAGGGCTCCAA AGATTGAGGCTAAGGAGGCTTGTGATTGGCTTAGAGCGGCGGGATTTCCACAGTATGCCCAGCTTTAtgaag ATTCCCAGTTTCCAATTGACATTTCTTCAGTGAAAAGGGACCATGACTTCTTGGACCGGGATCTGGTGGAGCCCTTATGCCG GCGCCTAAATACGTTGAACAAGTGTGCTTCTATGAAGCTGGACGTCAGCCACCCCAGGAAGAAA GGCGATGACTCTGATGAAGATGACCCGCTGGCCATCAGCAAGCGGTGGACGTTTGAGTGGAGCAGCCGACGCTGGTCTCGTCTGCAGGACTTCCTGTTGGACAGCACCTGCGAGAGCAGCCCGACGGGTCAGGGGGAGGGGCTACGCAGCACAGTGAGCAGCGAGAGCGTGCTGACCGACCTCAGCGAGCAGGAGAACGCGGAAATCTCCTCGCTACACAGCGAGGACTCCACCTCGGCCATGCCCGACTCCATATCCATGGCATCCCTGTCTGCTTCCTATCAACCGCCCCGGGATCTTCCGCACTACAACTCCCTGCCAATCAAAAGCAGCCGCCAGGGGCAGGGAGGGCGGAGCAAAGCCAAAGACTTTCTACGTCGTATGGAAGTCATGCGCACTTGGGGGCCGTCGACAAGGCGGAAGAGTTCAAGTCGCAGGCCGCCGTTGGTCATCAGTGAGCCCGTGTTACAGGGGGAGGAGCCTCAGGCACTACAGGTGCTGCAGTGTACGCCAATCAACCAGTTAGAACTCAGCCCTAAACAGAACCACCAGACGGATGGCGACACGTCCGCTCTCACCATTGCCGGTGATTGTAAAGACCAGTTCACAGAGAGTGTGAGTCCCAGCGGTGAGGTCGTGGTACCCGATAAGATGGAGGCGGGGCCTATGAAACCGCGCACTGCCAGCAAGAGAAGCAGCATGTATCTGGAGGACATGGAGCTGCCGTCACAGGGTAAGAGGACTGACGGGCAGAGCCAGTTTGGCAGGAACCAGTTTCACTCGTATGACAACCTCCTCATTCACATCCCGAAAGACCACAAACCAGGCACCTTTCCAAAAGCTCTGTCCATAGAGAGCCTGGTGCCGTCCCCTGGTGATAGTAACAATGGCAATCAGACTCAAGCCCACTCGTTTCCACCCAACAACAACGGCCTGGGTGAGCCGTGGTCTGATCAACCTCTGTCCAAGCCTCCCTGTCCCGGTGCGCCGCGGGGCAGCAGGGTGAGCGTGTACGACAACGTGCCGGGCTCACACCTGTACGCCAGCACCGGGGACCTGCTGGACCTGGAGAAAGAAGACAATCTGTTCCCTCACCTGGATGACATCATACAGCATGTGAGCGGTTTGCAGCAGATAGTGGACCACTGGAGCCGCAGTGTTCTGCCAGAGGGCGAGATGACGGCggaagggggggaggaggaaggggagggcCGGACCACTCCCAGCGAAGGGGAGAGAGACGGCGTCTCCTTAAATGACACTGATTCAACAGGGACCAGTCGGGAGAGGCGGGATTCTGGGGTTGGGGCCTCGCTGACAAGACCACG TCTACGATGGCCCAGTTTCAGAACCTCTGATCATCTCAACCAGCCGGCGTCTTCGCTGCAGATCAGCAGCCAGTCGGCAGGACAGCTCAGCCTGCTGCAGAAGTTCTCTTTGCTGCGTCTCACCGCCATCATGGAGAAATACTCCATGTCTAACAAGCACGGCTGGACATG GTCTGTGCCCAAGTTTATGAAGCGCATCAAGGTGCCGGACTACAAAGAGAAGAGTGTGTTCGGTGTTCCCCTCATCGTGCACGTCCAGCGATGTGGTTTTCCGctccctgtgtgtttacagcaggCCTTCAGCCACCTCAGAGCACACTGTCTGGACCAG GTCGGACTGTTCCGCAAATCCGGCGTGAAGTCTCGCATCCAGGCTCTGAGGCAGCAGTGCGAGCTCTCCCCCGACGCCGTCAGCTACGAGGATCAGTCGGCCTACGACGTGGCCGACATGGTCAAACAGTTCTTCAGAGACTTGCCCGAGCCTCTGCTAACGAGCAAGCTCGGGGAGACCTTCCTGCATATTTACCAGT ACGTCCCAAAGGAGCAGAGGCTGCAGGCCGTCAGAGCGGCCATACTGCTGATGCCGGACGAGAACAGGGAGGTTCTGCAGATGTTGCTCTACTTCCTGTGCGACGTCACGTCTCTGGTGGAGGAGAACCAGATGACCCCGATGAACCTGGCTGTGTGTCTGGGACCTTCGCTCTTCCACCTCAGCATACTAAAGAACGATGCGCTGTCGCCAAG GTCAATCCAGAGGAAGTACACGACAGGGCGCCCGGACCAGAAAGACCTGAACGAGAACCTGGCTGCAACTCAGGGTCTGGCGCATATGATCACCGAGTGCCAGCATCTGTTTCAG ATCCCAGAGGAGATGGTGACGCAATCCCGCAACTCCTACATGGAGGCTGAGCTGATGGTGCCCCCGCTGGACGAGCTGTGCAAGTCTCACGAGGAGGAAGTGGAcgagtgtgaggaggaggaggatgaggaagggTCCTACCACGCTCACATAGAACGCTTGGTGCAGAAGCTGCTGAAAGAAGCCAAAGACAAGAGCAAAGGCTGGGTGTCTCGCTCCACTACTGACAACACGGAGCTGGCATTTAAAAAG GTGGGAGACGGTAACCCTCTCAGGCAGTGGCGAGTGTGCGCAGAGGTGCCCGCGGCGCCCAGTGAGGTGCTGCAGCGGCTGCTGAAAGAGCGCCCCCTGTGGCAGACCGGCCAAGACAAGGAGAAGGTTCTCGAGATACTGGACAAGCAGACCGACGTGTACCAGTACTCCTGCCGCAACATGGCACCTCAACCCGACTGTGACTATGTGGTACTAAG ATCCTGGCGCACAGACCTGTGCAGAGGCTGTTGCGCGCTGGTGTGCGTGTCCGTGGAACACGACGACAGCCCGCGCATGGGCGCCGTGAGGGGGGTCGTGCTGGAGTCGCAGTACCTCCTCGAGCCCTGCGGGACGGAGAGGACCAAGCTCACGCATGTCTCCAGAGTGGACCTTAG GGGGAAATCTCCAGAATGGTACAACAAGGCGTATGGTCACCTGTGTGTGAACGAAGCCCAGAGCATCCGCTCCTCTTTTCAGCCGCTGGATCACACTGAGCACTGA